The Sinomicrobium kalidii genome contains a region encoding:
- a CDS encoding PKD domain-containing protein yields the protein MKTLLRYTNMEYAVFVLLSLLLTSCVKEEVREVALFEPGVLEGTVSATGIMAGDTLEFRDMSTKVQERTWRFEGGIPASSGDETVQVIYPSGGSYTATLTIKFVDNQIESRDYSIVVEADPDAPEETLEKYGIYTEDLTVAEGSEVDIISNYQFNIETTGDAFEGEKALRFSIDNSDSWAMASIQPKGDPVDISAYTDYKVTLKSDSEGSIYIRMQGGGERAIITLDASEESYGFKRDGQWHPVTIPITDFLKDNPKLDLTRVTDFMVLRSTEQDVRTYNNYTFYLDNLYLSREKDD from the coding sequence ATGAAAACACTGCTGAGATATACCAATATGGAATATGCCGTATTTGTTCTCCTGTCACTGCTTTTGACATCGTGTGTAAAAGAAGAAGTCCGGGAAGTGGCCCTGTTTGAGCCCGGTGTTCTGGAAGGTACGGTTTCCGCTACCGGTATTATGGCCGGGGATACCCTGGAGTTTAGGGATATGTCAACCAAAGTGCAGGAACGTACATGGAGGTTCGAGGGAGGCATCCCGGCCAGTTCGGGGGATGAAACCGTACAGGTCATCTATCCGTCGGGAGGGAGTTATACCGCAACCCTGACCATAAAATTTGTGGACAATCAGATTGAAAGCCGGGACTATTCCATAGTGGTAGAAGCCGATCCCGATGCCCCGGAGGAAACCCTTGAGAAATACGGGATCTATACCGAAGACCTGACTGTTGCCGAAGGTAGTGAAGTTGATATTATAAGTAACTACCAGTTTAATATCGAGACTACAGGAGATGCTTTTGAAGGAGAGAAAGCCCTCCGGTTTTCGATAGATAATTCCGATTCCTGGGCCATGGCATCCATACAACCGAAAGGCGACCCGGTAGATATTTCTGCTTATACGGATTATAAGGTGACCCTTAAATCCGACAGCGAAGGCTCCATCTACATAAGAATGCAGGGAGGAGGCGAACGTGCAATAATCACACTGGATGCTTCGGAAGAATCATACGGGTTCAAACGCGACGGACAATGGCATCCGGTAACCATTCCGATTACCGATTTCCTGAAGGATAACCCTAAGCTCGATCTTACCCGGGTTACGGATTTTATGGTGTTGCGTAGTACGGAACAGGATGTCAGAACCTATAACAATTACACTTTTTACCTGGATAATCTATACCTGTCCAGAGAAAAGGATGATTAG